Proteins from one Sabethes cyaneus chromosome 2, idSabCyanKW18_F2, whole genome shotgun sequence genomic window:
- the LOC128733463 gene encoding RNA polymerase II-associated protein 3 isoform X1: protein MSNAVKSQLEVKAKCEQQLQSLKDLSDWVQEMNQTETRYKQQKDQSRVNPPIRSHVDEIDKFAEDQKVTEKDYSCVDRLIASEHLKDAEIFNQKGIEFCKRTKEGEDYNMYKEKYGQTAIEMFTKAIEINDRNPAYYVNRAQCYFNLERYEETITDCDIAISIENKHVTAHYRRMKAFEHLGKNKLAYINCQQLLKLTNNANELVKIKQDMERIETRLRQEADKLKLQGNTQLGNKNYVKACEYFSKAIDVFENDSIYYHNRSLCYFHMKNYENCLEDCNKAIELDRGYFRPYYQRMRVREQKGEYYEAIIDCKKFLDLVRDEKQRLTAKKDLERLQRALELKQEPKSFQWNELSKNASLINFIQKPPHLRSKVPLRRIQISEDISSGDNQTVPTNYVVASDYETIPDDVIDKMFNNNTGERVDHTKHDTGSDNQSFIKAMPNLKNYFSPPVTPSSPPKDTLYSQHSPLGACNNSSAGKDEVKTSKYVSESEPTLTVAAEPKIEAGLSQSKLEKEMINQGNQYQPETTDKKEGNQNFEKTFKYYAIPSTTVEFNQTWINLQNPIDRFELLKLVESGPLDKLLGVNLSSSMLSDILLLLDQYCTKQNYCPLQILTKIAENSEIAILALLLSDKDKKCLSNLLKLMKSMEVIDEALEKIRNCFNIDSCTDGH, encoded by the exons agTCGAGTTAATCCTCCAATTAGAAGCCACGTTGATGAAATAGATAAGTTCGCTGAAGATCAAAAGGTTACAGAAAAGGACTATTCATGCGTCGATAGATTGATTGCCTCTGAACACCTGAAAGATGCAGAGATTTTCAATCAAAAAGgaatcgagttttgcaagcgtACTAAGGAAGGAGAGGATTATAACATGTATAAGGAAAAATACGGCCAAACGGCAATCGAGATGTTCACCAAAGCTATCGAAATAAATGATCGAAATCCTGCCTATTATGTTAATCGAGCGCAGTGCTATTTTAATTTGGAGCGGTATGAGGAAACCATTACAGATTGTGACATTGCCATATCAATAGAAAACAAGCATGTGACAGCGCACTACCGACGAATGAAAGCATTCGAACATTTGGGCAAAAACAAGTTGGCATATATTAATTGCCAACAATTATTGAAACTTACCAATAATGCGAACGAATTGGTAAAAATCAAGCAAGATATGGAGAGAATAGAAACTAGATTGCGACAGGAGGCAGATAAGCTCAAACTACAAGGAAATACTCAACTTGGGAACAAAAACTACGTTAAAGCCTGCGAATATTTTTCTAAAGCAATAGATGTATTCGAAAATGATTCAATTTATTATCATAATCGCAGTTTGTGTTACTTTCACATGAAGAATTACGAGAACTGTCTCGAGGACTGCAATAAAGCGATTGAGCTAGATAGGGGATATTTTCGTCCCTACTATCAACGAATGCGAGTACGAGAACAGAAAGGAGAATATTACGAAGCAATAATTGATTGCAAGAAGTTTCTTGATTTAGTAAGAGACGAAAAGCAACGGCTAACTGCCAAAAAAGATCTGGAACGTTTACAGCGTGCATTAGAACTTAAACAAGAGCCAAAGTCCTTCCAATGGAATGAATTGAGCAAGAACGCCTCTTTAATCAATTTTATCCAGAAGCCTCCGCATCTTCGATCTAAG gtaCCGCTCAGAAGGATTCAAATCTCAGAGGATATCTCATCTGGTGATAACCAAACTGTACCTACCAACTACGTTGTAGCTTCCGATTATGAAACTATTCCGGATGATGTGATCGATAAAATGTTCAACAACAACACCGGAGAACGGGTTGATCATACAAAACATGACACTGGTTCTGATAACCAGAGCTTTATAAAAGCAATGCccaatttgaaaaattatttttcgccACCAGTTACTCCTTCTAGTCCTCCGAAAGATACTCTATATAGTCAGCATTCACCGTTAGGTGCTTGCAACAATTCTTCGGCTGGAAAGGACGAAGTGAAGACATCAAAATACGTTTCAGAATCTGAACCGACCCTCACGGTAGCTGCAGAACCTAAGATAGAAGCTGGTTTGTCACAGAGTAAGCTGGAAAAGGAGATGATTAATCAGGGAAAT CAGTACCAACCGGAAACAACTGATAAAAAGGAGGGTAATCAGAACTTTGAGAAGACGTTTAAATATTACGCCATTCCTTCAACTACAGTCGAGTTTAACCAAACCTGGATCAATTTACAAAATCCCATTGACCGATTTGAGCTTTTAAAG CTCGTCGAAAGTGGTCCACTAGACAAACTGCTTGGAGTAAATCTCTCATCCTCTATGCtgtctgacattttgctcctaCTTGATCAGTACTgcacaaagcaaaattattgtCCTCTGCAAATTCTTACAAAAATTGCAGAGAATTCCGAAATCGCGATTCTCGCGCTGCTGTTAAGTGACAAAGACAAAAAGT GTTTGTCAAACTTGCTCAAATTAATGAAATCAATGGAAGTAATCGACGAGGCATTGGAGAAAATTAGAAACTGTTTCAATATCGACAGTTGCACAGATGGTCACTAa
- the LOC128733463 gene encoding RNA polymerase II-associated protein 3 isoform X3 — protein MRTAASVIKRSIRLGTRNESNGDTSRVNPPIRSHVDEIDKFAEDQKVTEKDYSCVDRLIASEHLKDAEIFNQKGIEFCKRTKEGEDYNMYKEKYGQTAIEMFTKAIEINDRNPAYYVNRAQCYFNLERYEETITDCDIAISIENKHVTAHYRRMKAFEHLGKNKLAYINCQQLLKLTNNANELVKIKQDMERIETRLRQEADKLKLQGNTQLGNKNYVKACEYFSKAIDVFENDSIYYHNRSLCYFHMKNYENCLEDCNKAIELDRGYFRPYYQRMRVREQKGEYYEAIIDCKKFLDLVRDEKQRLTAKKDLERLQRALELKQEPKSFQWNELSKNASLINFIQKPPHLRSKVPLRRIQISEDISSGDNQTVPTNYVVASDYETIPDDVIDKMFNNNTGERVDHTKHDTGSDNQSFIKAMPNLKNYFSPPVTPSSPPKDTLYSQHSPLGACNNSSAGKDEVKTSKYVSESEPTLTVAAEPKIEAGLSQSKLEKEMINQGNQYQPETTDKKEGNQNFEKTFKYYAIPSTTVEFNQTWINLQNPIDRFELLKLVESGPLDKLLGVNLSSSMLSDILLLLDQYCTKQNYCPLQILTKIAENSEIAILALLLSDKDKKCLSNLLKLMKSMEVIDEALEKIRNCFNIDSCTDGH, from the exons agTCGAGTTAATCCTCCAATTAGAAGCCACGTTGATGAAATAGATAAGTTCGCTGAAGATCAAAAGGTTACAGAAAAGGACTATTCATGCGTCGATAGATTGATTGCCTCTGAACACCTGAAAGATGCAGAGATTTTCAATCAAAAAGgaatcgagttttgcaagcgtACTAAGGAAGGAGAGGATTATAACATGTATAAGGAAAAATACGGCCAAACGGCAATCGAGATGTTCACCAAAGCTATCGAAATAAATGATCGAAATCCTGCCTATTATGTTAATCGAGCGCAGTGCTATTTTAATTTGGAGCGGTATGAGGAAACCATTACAGATTGTGACATTGCCATATCAATAGAAAACAAGCATGTGACAGCGCACTACCGACGAATGAAAGCATTCGAACATTTGGGCAAAAACAAGTTGGCATATATTAATTGCCAACAATTATTGAAACTTACCAATAATGCGAACGAATTGGTAAAAATCAAGCAAGATATGGAGAGAATAGAAACTAGATTGCGACAGGAGGCAGATAAGCTCAAACTACAAGGAAATACTCAACTTGGGAACAAAAACTACGTTAAAGCCTGCGAATATTTTTCTAAAGCAATAGATGTATTCGAAAATGATTCAATTTATTATCATAATCGCAGTTTGTGTTACTTTCACATGAAGAATTACGAGAACTGTCTCGAGGACTGCAATAAAGCGATTGAGCTAGATAGGGGATATTTTCGTCCCTACTATCAACGAATGCGAGTACGAGAACAGAAAGGAGAATATTACGAAGCAATAATTGATTGCAAGAAGTTTCTTGATTTAGTAAGAGACGAAAAGCAACGGCTAACTGCCAAAAAAGATCTGGAACGTTTACAGCGTGCATTAGAACTTAAACAAGAGCCAAAGTCCTTCCAATGGAATGAATTGAGCAAGAACGCCTCTTTAATCAATTTTATCCAGAAGCCTCCGCATCTTCGATCTAAG gtaCCGCTCAGAAGGATTCAAATCTCAGAGGATATCTCATCTGGTGATAACCAAACTGTACCTACCAACTACGTTGTAGCTTCCGATTATGAAACTATTCCGGATGATGTGATCGATAAAATGTTCAACAACAACACCGGAGAACGGGTTGATCATACAAAACATGACACTGGTTCTGATAACCAGAGCTTTATAAAAGCAATGCccaatttgaaaaattatttttcgccACCAGTTACTCCTTCTAGTCCTCCGAAAGATACTCTATATAGTCAGCATTCACCGTTAGGTGCTTGCAACAATTCTTCGGCTGGAAAGGACGAAGTGAAGACATCAAAATACGTTTCAGAATCTGAACCGACCCTCACGGTAGCTGCAGAACCTAAGATAGAAGCTGGTTTGTCACAGAGTAAGCTGGAAAAGGAGATGATTAATCAGGGAAAT CAGTACCAACCGGAAACAACTGATAAAAAGGAGGGTAATCAGAACTTTGAGAAGACGTTTAAATATTACGCCATTCCTTCAACTACAGTCGAGTTTAACCAAACCTGGATCAATTTACAAAATCCCATTGACCGATTTGAGCTTTTAAAG CTCGTCGAAAGTGGTCCACTAGACAAACTGCTTGGAGTAAATCTCTCATCCTCTATGCtgtctgacattttgctcctaCTTGATCAGTACTgcacaaagcaaaattattgtCCTCTGCAAATTCTTACAAAAATTGCAGAGAATTCCGAAATCGCGATTCTCGCGCTGCTGTTAAGTGACAAAGACAAAAAGT GTTTGTCAAACTTGCTCAAATTAATGAAATCAATGGAAGTAATCGACGAGGCATTGGAGAAAATTAGAAACTGTTTCAATATCGACAGTTGCACAGATGGTCACTAa
- the LOC128733463 gene encoding RNA polymerase II-associated protein 3 isoform X2, whose protein sequence is MSNAVKSQLEVKAKCEQQLQSLKDLSDWVQEMNQTETRYKQQKDQSRVNPPIRSHVDEIDKFAEDQKVTEKDYSCVDRLIASEHLKDAEIFNQKGIEFCKRTKEGEDYNMYKEKYGQTAIEMFTKAIEINDRNPAYYVNRAQCYFNLERYEETITDCDIAISIENKHVTAHYRRMKAFEHLGKNKLAYINCQQLLKLTNNANELVKIKQDMERIETRLRQEADKLKLQGNTQLGNKNYVKACEYFSKAIDVFENDSIYYHNRSLCYFHMKNYENCLEDCNKAIELDRGYFRPYYQRMRVREQKGEYYEAIIDCKKFLDLVRDEKQRLTAKKDLERLQRALELKQEPKSFQWNELSKNASLINFIQKPPHLRSKVPLRRIQISEDISSGDNQTVPTNYVVASDYETIPDDVIDKMFNNNTGERVDHTKHDTGSDNQSFIKAMPNLKNYFSPPVTPSSPPKDTLYSQHSPLGACNNSSAGKDEVKTSKYVSESEPTLTVAAEPKIEAGLSQSKLEKEMINQGNYQPETTDKKEGNQNFEKTFKYYAIPSTTVEFNQTWINLQNPIDRFELLKLVESGPLDKLLGVNLSSSMLSDILLLLDQYCTKQNYCPLQILTKIAENSEIAILALLLSDKDKKCLSNLLKLMKSMEVIDEALEKIRNCFNIDSCTDGH, encoded by the exons agTCGAGTTAATCCTCCAATTAGAAGCCACGTTGATGAAATAGATAAGTTCGCTGAAGATCAAAAGGTTACAGAAAAGGACTATTCATGCGTCGATAGATTGATTGCCTCTGAACACCTGAAAGATGCAGAGATTTTCAATCAAAAAGgaatcgagttttgcaagcgtACTAAGGAAGGAGAGGATTATAACATGTATAAGGAAAAATACGGCCAAACGGCAATCGAGATGTTCACCAAAGCTATCGAAATAAATGATCGAAATCCTGCCTATTATGTTAATCGAGCGCAGTGCTATTTTAATTTGGAGCGGTATGAGGAAACCATTACAGATTGTGACATTGCCATATCAATAGAAAACAAGCATGTGACAGCGCACTACCGACGAATGAAAGCATTCGAACATTTGGGCAAAAACAAGTTGGCATATATTAATTGCCAACAATTATTGAAACTTACCAATAATGCGAACGAATTGGTAAAAATCAAGCAAGATATGGAGAGAATAGAAACTAGATTGCGACAGGAGGCAGATAAGCTCAAACTACAAGGAAATACTCAACTTGGGAACAAAAACTACGTTAAAGCCTGCGAATATTTTTCTAAAGCAATAGATGTATTCGAAAATGATTCAATTTATTATCATAATCGCAGTTTGTGTTACTTTCACATGAAGAATTACGAGAACTGTCTCGAGGACTGCAATAAAGCGATTGAGCTAGATAGGGGATATTTTCGTCCCTACTATCAACGAATGCGAGTACGAGAACAGAAAGGAGAATATTACGAAGCAATAATTGATTGCAAGAAGTTTCTTGATTTAGTAAGAGACGAAAAGCAACGGCTAACTGCCAAAAAAGATCTGGAACGTTTACAGCGTGCATTAGAACTTAAACAAGAGCCAAAGTCCTTCCAATGGAATGAATTGAGCAAGAACGCCTCTTTAATCAATTTTATCCAGAAGCCTCCGCATCTTCGATCTAAG gtaCCGCTCAGAAGGATTCAAATCTCAGAGGATATCTCATCTGGTGATAACCAAACTGTACCTACCAACTACGTTGTAGCTTCCGATTATGAAACTATTCCGGATGATGTGATCGATAAAATGTTCAACAACAACACCGGAGAACGGGTTGATCATACAAAACATGACACTGGTTCTGATAACCAGAGCTTTATAAAAGCAATGCccaatttgaaaaattatttttcgccACCAGTTACTCCTTCTAGTCCTCCGAAAGATACTCTATATAGTCAGCATTCACCGTTAGGTGCTTGCAACAATTCTTCGGCTGGAAAGGACGAAGTGAAGACATCAAAATACGTTTCAGAATCTGAACCGACCCTCACGGTAGCTGCAGAACCTAAGATAGAAGCTGGTTTGTCACAGAGTAAGCTGGAAAAGGAGATGATTAATCAGGGAAAT TACCAACCGGAAACAACTGATAAAAAGGAGGGTAATCAGAACTTTGAGAAGACGTTTAAATATTACGCCATTCCTTCAACTACAGTCGAGTTTAACCAAACCTGGATCAATTTACAAAATCCCATTGACCGATTTGAGCTTTTAAAG CTCGTCGAAAGTGGTCCACTAGACAAACTGCTTGGAGTAAATCTCTCATCCTCTATGCtgtctgacattttgctcctaCTTGATCAGTACTgcacaaagcaaaattattgtCCTCTGCAAATTCTTACAAAAATTGCAGAGAATTCCGAAATCGCGATTCTCGCGCTGCTGTTAAGTGACAAAGACAAAAAGT GTTTGTCAAACTTGCTCAAATTAATGAAATCAATGGAAGTAATCGACGAGGCATTGGAGAAAATTAGAAACTGTTTCAATATCGACAGTTGCACAGATGGTCACTAa
- the LOC128733464 gene encoding N-acetylgalactosamine kinase translates to MSGGDRSDSTNVNVLEIPTECDRVSQLKAYFLSTFNRNPKFIVRCSGRVNIIGEHVDYCGYPVLPMAIEQTILVAVAPSEDNLIHVKNIDPKYKPFKCNINTFTIDLDQSGGPEWYKYFLCGIKGILEYEKPSVIHGMMIVLSGNIPSASGLSSSSAIVSASVLCSAYLHNVPLVKQTLATISAECERYIGTQGGGMDQAIAYLAKQGCAQFIEWDPLRATSINLPANAVFVIANSLTEANKAANSDFNQRVVECRLACRILAKQMQLNWRQICRFADLQQALSYSLEEMETLAHTYLTQMAYSTADLLTIFEIEHDDFVENLLTANTRDAQIFKLKQRALHVLQESMRVHTFVTVARQQSEAAIQIMKQLMRKSHESLRTLYECSHPNLDKLVQLSDSLGIGARLTGAGWGGCIVALCDGIDESLHYIKCLSQTYYANHPQAKGRDIKELIFATSPQRGAEIYALVDTKNVID, encoded by the exons ATGAGTGGCGGTGATAGGAGTGATAGCACCAATGTAAATGTGCTCGAAATACCCACCGAATGCGACAGGGTGTCTCAACTAAAAGCGTACTTTCTTAGCACGTTTAATCGGAATCCGAAATTTATTGTACGTTGCAGTGGAAG AGTGAATATCATTGGTGAACATGTAGATTATTGTGGCTATCCAGTGCTACCAATGGCAATAGAGCAAACAATTCTCGTAGCGGTTGCTCCATCAGAAGATAATTTAATCCACGTAAAGAACATAGATCCAAAGTACAAACCTTTCAAGTGTAATATAAACACGTTTAC CATTGATTTGGATCAGTCAGGTGGCCCCGAGTGGTACAAGTATTTCTTGTGTGGCATAAAGGGAATTCTAGAATATGAgaaaccatccgttatacacgGAATGATGATAGTTCTATCAGGAAATATTCCGTCAGCCTCTGGTTTATCGAGTTCCAGTGCAATTGTCAGCGCCTCCGTGCTGTGTTCAGCATATCTACACAAT GTACCATTGGTGAAACAAACTTTAGCAACAATATCCGCTGAGTGTGAGCGTTACATTGGAACCCAGGGCGGTGGTATGGACCAAGCAATTGCATATCTGGCTAAACAAGGATGTGCCCAGTTTATCGAATGGGACCCATTAAGAGCAACTTCAATTAATCTACCAGCAAATGCAGTTTTTGTGATCGCCAATAGTTTGACGGAAGCAAATAAAGCTGCcaactccgatttcaaccaacgaGTTGTTGAGTGTAGACTGGCTTGTCG aattttagCCAAACAAATGCAACTCAACTGGCGTCAAATTTGCCGTTTCGCTGATCTTCAACAAGCACTTAGCTATTCTCTGGAGGAAATGGAAACTTTGGCACATACTTACTTGACGCAAATGGCTTACAGTACGGCAGACCTGCTAACAATATTTGAAATCGAGCACGACGATTTTGTGGAAAACTTACTAACCGCTAATACAAGAGACGCTCAGATTTTTAAACTTAAGCAACGAGCGCTACATGTTTTGCAAG aATCAATGCGTGTCCACACATTTGTTACGGTTGCTCGGCAGCAGTCAGAAGCAGCAATCCAAATAATgaaacaattaatgcgaaaatcGCACGAAAGTCTGAGAACTTTATATGAATGTTCACATCCCAATTTAGATAAACTGGTTCAACTATCAGATTCCTTGGGCATAGGAGCAAGGCTTACAGGAGCAGG ATGGGGTGGTTGTATAGTGGCATTATGCGATGGAATTGACGAAAGCCTACACTACATCAAATGCTTGAGTCAAACGTACTACGCCAATCATCCCCAAGCAAAAGGTAGAGATATAAAAGAGCTAATTTTTGCGACGAGCCCACAAAGAGGGGCTGAAATATATGCCTTGGTAGATACAAAGAATGTAATTGATTAA